The Streptomyces camelliae genome window below encodes:
- a CDS encoding WhiB family transcriptional regulator, whose amino-acid sequence MQLEAHAPSVPPSQTIPPPGLTEDSTLIPLTALTALDDAIENLGVPVPCRSYDPEVFFAESPADVEYAKSLCRTCPLIEACLAGAKERREPWGVWGGELFVQGVVVARKRPRGRPRKNPVTA is encoded by the coding sequence GTGCAACTCGAAGCGCACGCCCCGTCCGTACCGCCTTCGCAAACGATCCCCCCGCCCGGCCTCACGGAGGACTCCACCTTGATCCCCCTCACCGCGCTCACCGCGCTCGACGACGCCATCGAGAACCTCGGCGTACCCGTCCCCTGCCGCTCCTACGACCCGGAGGTCTTCTTCGCCGAGTCGCCGGCGGACGTCGAGTACGCCAAGTCCCTCTGCCGCACCTGCCCGCTGATCGAGGCCTGCCTCGCCGGTGCCAAGGAGCGGCGCGAGCCCTGGGGCGTCTGGGGCGGCGAGCTCTTCGTCCAGGGTGTCGTCGTCGCCCGGAAGCGGCCGCGTGGTCGCCCGCGGAAGAACCCGGTCACGGCATGA